The Populus alba chromosome 6, ASM523922v2, whole genome shotgun sequence genome contains a region encoding:
- the LOC118027967 gene encoding short chain aldehyde dehydrogenase 1: MNSSSSLASFANRLAGKVAIITGGASGIGESTSRLFVEHGAKVIIADVQDQVGQSHCKELGTEDNVYYVHCDVTSDTDVKNVVDVAISKYGKLDIMYSNAGITGNIDPTILGTDNGDFKRVFEVNVYGGFLGAKHAARVMIPVKKGVILFTSSVASVACGESPHAYTMSKHAVVGLMKNLCVELGQYGIRVNCISPCALATPLLRNAMGADKSFVEHVVCESANLKGVVPSPKDVAEAALYLGSDESKYVSGLNLMVDGGYSTTNQSFNMVLRNILS, translated from the exons ATGAACTCCTCTAGTTCACTAGCTTCTTTTGCAAACAG GTTAGCTGGTAAAGTGGCAATAATCACTGGAGGTGCTAGCGGGATTGGTGAGAGCACCTCCAGACTATTTGTTGAACATGGAGCGAAGGTCATTATAGCTGATGTCCAGGATCAAGTTGGTCAATCCCATTGTAAAGAACTTGGCACGGAAGACAATGTTTACTATGTACATTGTGATGTCACTAGTGATACCGATGTCAAAAATGTTGTCGATGTTGCCATATCCAAGTATGGGAAGCTAGACATCATGTACAGCAACGCTGGCATTACTGGCAATATAGATCCAACAATATTAGGCACCGACAATGGAGATTTTAAAAGGGTTTTTGAAGTTAATGTGTATGGTGGTTTCTTGGGTGCAAAGCATGCTGCTAGAGTTATGATTCCTGTGAAAAAAGGCGTTATTCTCTTCACATCTAGCGTGGCTTCAGTGGCATGTGGTGAGTCGCCTCATGCTTATACAATGTCGAAGCATGCGGTGGTGGGGCTAATGAAGAATTTGTGCGTGGAACTAGGGCAATATGGAATAAGGGTTAACTGCATTTCTCCTTGTGCTCTTGCTACTCCACTGCTAAGAAATGCAATGGGAGCGGATAAAAGTTTCGTGGAGCATGTAGTTTGTGAATCTGCCAATCTGAAAGGAGTGGTGCCGTCACCCAAAGATGTGGCGGAGGCTGCCTTGTATTTAGGTAGCGATGAGTCCAAGTATGTGAGTGGACTAAATCTCATGGTTGATGGGGGATACAGCACCACTAACCAGTCCTTCAATATGGTATTAAGGAATATATTGTCCTGA